Proteins from one Xiphophorus hellerii strain 12219 chromosome 8, Xiphophorus_hellerii-4.1, whole genome shotgun sequence genomic window:
- the LOC116724461 gene encoding NLR family CARD domain-containing protein 3-like — protein sequence MDQCEDREEGVPPSKTTLCGEDESQSKGQRIHQRLKPEPEPSCVSFKSDWSKDELINFKSPGSPPSERVDQQSSEVPSGPSAQQKQTQLHAVFDSIFMLLEDNIVTFVKKELKKIQKELSPDYPERSESQRDDDVLEADDEEQRRSSREAVKMITLNFLRRMKQEKLADHLQKRLAAVCEHQLKSGLKKKFQSVFEGIAKAGSPTFLNQIYTELYITEGGTGEVNDEHEVRQIETASRKTHRPETTIRQEDIFKVPPGRDQPIRTVMTKGVAGIGKTVLTQKFTLDWAEDKAHQNIQFIFPFTFRELNVLKEKKFSLVELVHHFFSETKEICSFEHFQVLFIFDGLDESRLPLDFHNKEILTDATESTSVDVLLTNLIRGKLLPSALLWITTRPAAANQIPPQCIGMVTEVRGFNDKQKEEYFRNRFRDKEQASRIISHTKTSRSLHIMCHIPVFCWITATVLEDVLETRQGGELPRTLTEMYIHFLVVQTKVKKVKYDGGAETDPHWSPESRKMIESLGKLAFDQLQKGNLIFYESDLTECGIDIRAASVYSGVFTQIFKEERGLYQDKVFCFIHLSVQEFLAALHVHLTFINSGAILMKETQRSKNSLLLNKSDLKSLHQRAVDQALQSPNGHLDLFLRFLLGLSLQTNQRLLQGLLTKTGSSSQTNQETVQYIKEKVSKNVSAEKNINLFHCLNELNDCSLVEEIQQSLSSGSLSTDKLSPAQWSALGFILVSSGKDLGVFDLKKYSASEEVLLRLLPVVKASNKALLSGCNLSERSCEALSSVLSSQSSSLRELDLSNNNLQDSGVKLLSAGLKSPNCNLETLSLSGCLVSEEGCASLASALTSNPSHLKELDLSYNHPGDSGVKLLSAGLKDPHWRLEALRVEPAGGQFLTPGPWRYSCQLTIDTNTVSRELKLSEDNRKVTREEIQSYPDHPDRFDLPQLLCRTGLTGRCYWEVKWRGEVYISVSYRRIRRKGNSRDCLLGYNDHSWSLRCSDRYGYSVWHNNRETRLSSSSDSNRVAVYVDCPAGILSFYRVSSDSLILLHTFNTTFTEPLIPGFGFWFSSGSSVFLC from the exons atggatcagtgtgaggacagagaggagggagttcctccctctaaaaccactctgtgtggggaagatgagagccagagcaaaggtcagag gatccatcagagactcaaaccagaaccagaacccagctgtgtgtcctttaagagtgACTGGTCAAAGGATGAATTGAttaactttaaatctcctggatctccaccatcagagag agtggaccagcagagctcagaaGTTCCCAGTGGTCCGTCTGcccagcagaaacaaacacagcttcATGCTGTGTTtgactccatatttatg ctgctggaggacaatattgtcacttttgtgaagaaagaactAAAGAAGATCCAGAAAGAGCTGAGTCCAGATTACCCAGAACGttcagagagtcagagagatgaCGATGTGTTGGAAGCTGatgatgaagagcagaggaggagcagcagagaggcagtgaagatgatcacactgaacttcctgaggaggatgaagcaggagaAGCTGGCTGACCATCTGCAGa aacgtcttgctgcagtttgtgaacatcaacttaaatctggtctgaagaagaagttccagtctgtgtttgaggggattgctaaagcaggaagtccaacctttctgaaccagatctacacagagctctacatcacagagggagggactggagaggtcaatgatgaacatgaggtcagacagattgaaacagcatccaggaaaacacacagaccagaaacaacaatcagacaagaagacatctttaaagtcccacctggaagagatcagccaatcagaacagtgatgacaaagggagtggctggcattgggaaaacagtcctaacacagaaattcactctggactgggctgaagacaaagcccaccagaacatccagttcatatttccattcacgttcagagagctgaatgtgctgaaagagaaaaagttcagcttggtggaacttgttcatcatttctttagtgaaaccaaagaaatctgcagctttgaacacttccaggttctgttcatctttgatggtctggatgagagtcgacttcctctggacttccacaacaaggagatcctgactgatgctacagagtccacctcagtggacgttctgctgacaaacctcatcagggggaaactgcttccctctgctctcctctggataaccacacggcctgcagcagccaatcagatccctcctcagtgtattggcatggtaacagaggtcagagggttcaatgacaaacagaaggaggagtacttcaggaacaGATTCAGAGATAAGGaacaggccagcaggatcatctcccacacgaagacatcacgaagcctccacatcatgtgccacatcccagtcttctgctggatcactgctacagttctggaggatgtgttggagaccagacagggaggagagctgcccagaaccctgactgagatgtacatccacttcctggtggttcagaccaaagtgaagaaggtcaagtatgatggaggagctgaaacagatccacactggagtccagagagcaggaagatgattgagtctctgggaaaactggcttttgatcagctgcagaaaggaaacctgatcttctatgaatcagacctgacagaatgtggcatcgatatcagagcagcctcagtgtactcaggagtgttcacacagatctttaaagaggagagaggtctgtaccaggacaaggtgttctgcttcatccatctgagtgttcaggagtttctggctgctcttcatgttcatctgacctTTATCAACTCTGGTGCCATCTtgatgaaagaaacacaaagatctAAGAATTCTTTATTACTTAATAAATCTGACCTAAAATctctccatcagagagctgttgaccaggccttacagagtccaaatggacacctggacttgttcctccgcttcctcctgggactttcactgcagaccaatcagagactcctacaaggtctgctgacaaagacaggaagtagctcacagaccaatcaggaaacagttcagtacatcaaggagaagGTCAGTaagaatgtgtctgcagagaaaaacataaatctgttccactgtctgaatgaactgaatgattgttctctagtggaggagatccaacagtctctgagttcaggaagtctctccaccgataaactgtctcctgctcagtggtcagctctgggtttcatcttagtgtcatcaggaaaagatctgggtgtgtttgacctgaagaaatactctgcttcagaggaggttcttctgaggctgctgccagtggttaaagcctccaacaaagctct actgagtggctgtaacctctcagagagaagctgtgaagctctgtcctcagttctcagctcccagtcctccagtctcagagaactggacctgagtaacaacaacctgcaggattcaggagtgaagcttctctctgctggactgaagagtccaaactgcaacctggaaactctcag cttatcaggctgtttggtctcagaggaaggctgtgcttctctggcctcagctctgacctccaacccctcccatctgaaagagttggacctgagctacaatcatccaggagactcaggagtgaagctgctgtcggctggactgaaggatccacactggagactggaagctctcag ggtggagcctgctggaggCCAATTCTTGACACCAGGTCCATGGAgat attcctgtcaactcaccatcgacacaaacacagtgagcagagagctcaaactgtctgaagacaacaggaaggtgacacgTGAGGAGattcagtcatatcctgatcatccagacagatttgatcttcctcagctgctgtgtagaactggtctgactggtcgctgttactgggaggtcaAGTGGAGAGGAGAAGtttatatatcagtgagttacagaagaatcaggagAAAAGGAAACAGTAGAGACTGTTTGCTTGGATATaatgatcattcctggagtctgagATGTTCTGATCGTTATGGTTACTCTGTCTGGCACAATAACAGAGaaactcgtctctcctcctcctctgactctaacagagtagcagtgtatgtggactgtcctgctggcattctgtccttctacagagtttcctctgactcactgatcctcctccacaccttcaacaccacattcactgaacctctgattcctggatttgggttctggttcagttctggttcctcagtgtttctgtgctga
- the LOC116724911 gene encoding NLR family CARD domain-containing protein 3-like has product MTHNAQRVREMIISWKITLNFLRRMKQEELADRLQKRLTAVCQHQLKSGLKKKFQSVFEGIAKAGSPTLLNQIYTELYITEGGTGEVNDEHEVRHIETASRKTHRPETTIRQEDIFKVQPGRDQPIRTVMTKGVAGIGKTVLTQKLTLDWAEDKAHQNIQFIFPFTFRELNVLKEKKFSLVELVHHFFSETKEICSFEHFQVLFIFDGLDESRLPLDFHNKEILTDATESTSVDVLLTNLIRGKLLPSALLWITTRPAAANQIPPQCVGMVTEVRGFNDPQKEEYFRKRFRDEEQASRIISHMKTSRSIYIMCHIPVFCWITATVLEDVLETREGGELPRTLTEMYIHFLVVQTKVKKIKYDGGAETDPHWCLESRKMIESLGKLAFDQLQKGNLIFYESDLTECGIDIRAASMYSGVFTQIFKEERGLYQDKMFCFVHLSVQEFLAALHVHQTFIKSGVNLLEKRSKKSSLFNKSKLKVLHQRAVDQALQSPNGHLDLFLRFLLGLSVPTNQRLLQGLLTKTGSSSHTNQKTVQFIKEKINENVSVEKSINLFHCLNELNDRSLVEEIQQSLSSGSLSTDKLSPAQWSALIFILVSSGKDLDVFDLKKYSASEEVLLRLLPVVKASNKAL; this is encoded by the exons ATGACCCACAATGctcagagagtcagagagatgaTCATTTCTTGGAAg atcacactgaacttcctgcggaggatgaaacaggaggagctggctgaccgtctgcaga aacgtcttactgcagtttgtcaacatcaacttaaatctggtctgaagaagaagttccagtctgtgtttgaggggattgctaaagcaggaagtccaacccttctgaaccagatctacacagagctctacatcacagagggagggactggagaggtcaatgatgaacatgaggtcagacatattgaaacagcatccaggaaaacacacagaccagaaacaacaatcagacaagaagacatctttaaagtccaacctggaagagatcaaccaatcagaacagtgatgacaaagggagtggctggcattgggaaaacagtcctaacacagaagttaactctggactgggctgaagacaaagcccaccagaacatccagttcatatttccatttaccttcagagagctgaatgtgctgaaagagaaaaagttcagcttggtggaacttgttcatcatttctttagtgaaaccaaagaaatctgcagctttgaacacttccaggttctgttcatctttgatggtctggatgagagtcgacttcctctggacttccacaacaaggagatcctgactgatgctacagagtccacctcagtggatgttctgctgacaaacctcatcaggggtaaactgcttccctctgctctcctctggataaccacacgacctgcagcagccaatcagatccctcctcagtgtgttggcatggtaacagaggtcagagggttcaatgacccacagaaggaggagtacttcaggaagagattcagagatgaggagcaggccagcaggatcatctcccacatgaagacatcacgaagcatctacatcatgtgccacatcccagtcttctgctggatcactgctacagttctggaggatgtgttggagaccagagagggaggagagctgcccagaaccctcactgagatgtacatccacttcctggtggttcagaccaaagtgaagaagatcaagtatgatggaggagctgaaacagatccacactggtgtctagagagcaggaagatgattgagtctctgggaaaactggcttttgatcagctgcagaaaggaaacctgatcttctatgaatcagacctgacagagtgtggcatcgatatcagagcagcctcaatgtactcaggagtgttcacacagatctttaaagaggagagaggtctgtaccaggacaagatgttctgcttcgtccatctgagtgttcaggagtttttggctgctcttcatgttcatcaaacctTCATCAAATCTGGGGTCAACCTGTTGGAAAAAAGATCTAAGAAGTcttcattatttaataaatctaaactaaaggttctccatcagagagctgttgaccaggccttacagagtccaaatggacacctggacttgttcctccgcttcctcctgggactttcagtgccgaccaatcagagactcctacaaggtctgctgacaaagacaggaagtagctcacacaccaatcagaaaacagttcagttcatcaaggagaagatcaatgagaatgtgtctgtagagaaaagcatcaatctgttccactgtctgaatgaactgaatgatcgttctctagtggaggagatccaacagtctctgagttcaggaagtctctccacagataaactgtctcctgctcagtggtcagctctgatcttcatcttagtgtcatcaggaaaagatctggatgtgtttgacttgaagaaatactctgcttcagaggaggttcttctgaggctgctgccagtggttaaagcctccaacaaagctctgtaa